The genomic interval TCGTTGCATTTGTGTGGGTGAACTCCTGTGTGGGTGTCCATGTGCGATTTCATTTGACCTGAAAATTGTAAATgaaagatgaaataaataataataataaataaataaatatactacgacaatacacacatcgccacctagccccaaagtaagcgtagcttgtgttatgggtactaaagatgactgatgaatattttaatgaattatatatacataaatacttagaaaatacatataaacacccagacactgaaaaacacttatgctcatcacacaaacatttattcacacatttataaaattatttagtgtttttataaatttaaaatgcatatggaaattttcagaaccgacaggatttgaacctgcgactctctggcaatcgtattattatttatattactgcCATCATGCCTGTTAGATAAGTGGAGTACACCTAATAATAGCAAAAAGAGCTGATAAtgaaacgttaaaaaaatattgagtaaATTCACAAAACACTGATTCACTCCTTCAACCACCTCATATTACTATTATACTcctttaatatttatcatttattgattttcactattttttaattcttaacaatgcttaattatatcaacattatattgttattgattaattattctcataatttatttatatctatttttttataatttttaacagtgtgaatttttaaagaaaaacaaaaaaacaattataaaaaaaaacaagtcttCTTGCCGGGCTTTTAAGTACCAAAGAAACCGGAGAAGGCAACAACTAGttcatttattcttattatactCTGGTGGTTATTAGGAAATCATCACATAACTATGCATAGTCCAGGTTGTCTTTAGTTAGGTGGCCATGACGGCATATTTATTGagttaactttaattatatgaatttaaatcaTACCTTTAGTACAAAAGCTTTTAGGGCAAAGATTACAAGCAAACGGCTTCAGTCCCGAGTGACGTCTCAAATGCTGTCTCAAGTTGGAGTTGTTACTGAAGCCTTTTCCACATTGGGAGCAGAGAAAAGGAGTTTCCCCCGTGTGAGTTCTTTCATGATCTTTTAAACTGCAGAGTTGGGTGaaagctaaaaaataaaaattaacaaataactaCTACTATATTATCTATGCTATAAGGCTAGTATAAAAAAGGGGgtcttaataataaagtttagttttttatagtaCATAGACTTGCGCTGGACAACTATCACgcctgatgtaaagcaatgatgcagtctaagttggggcgcgcctcaaaaatgcctattcactcttgccttgaaggcattcaagttgtatgaaacAGGAAACACCAAAACTGGAAGTGTCCCAAACTTTAGCAGTCCATATCAGAAACatgatttaaaactttttttgcaCAGAATTATTCCTTACAAAAGAGAGTCATCTTAGAGTCCAaaactttatttcaaaaaacACTGACTGTTAAATTAGTTGGATGcgaaaacaaaaaatgaatattacCTACTACAATTTTAAGTTAGTTCCAAGTGAAATGTCAAAATTATTTGAAACTATATACTACTTCATATACCTACCACTTTATGTAGAACCAAGAAAAGTACCTCATAATTTTCGAATGGCACTTATATATAGGTGTGGTACTTTTAGTAGTGAAGTTAAATCCATAAATtagatcaaaatattataaatttagtaataaatatatatattgagagTAAAACAATGCAATAGAAACAACATAATATCACCTTTATCACAATGAGAGCAAGCGTATCGCTTAGTACCGTCATGCTTACTGATATGCATGACTAATTGATCCTGACGTGTATAACTTTTTGAACATCGAGTACATTTATACGGACGATCCCCACAGTGCAACTTCATATGCCTTCTTAACAGTGCCTTTAAAGTAAACCCTTTGTTGCAATGGTCGCAGTAATACAATTTCTGACTCTTAAaactcatttttattttgtgtttcttCAAATGGGATGCTAATGACCTTTGCTTTTCGAATACCATATGACATTCTGGGCATTGGTGATGCTTAACTTCTTTTCTAATTTCTAACAATTCACTTTCTATATCACTTTGTCCTTTATGATTTGCCAAGTGATTCATTAACTGTTGTAAACTTGAATAACTTATTGAGCATTTTATGCACCCATATAATTGTTCCTCtaaatctatacaaatatttCTATGTTCATTAAGATGTAGTAAGAGAGAATTCTgactttcaaatataaaattacatgcCGTACATTTGAATTCACCCTCATACTCAACTTTTACGCCAAAATTTGCAACTGTATTACTTGAAAGATTGTCGGATATACCATTGGCTGTGCAGTGCTTATTTAAATGTCGATTTAAAGATGTCTGTCTATGAAATGTTTTGCCACAAATAGAACAAGAAACTTTTGGGTCTTCATGATTTGTTAGgtgttttaaaaatcttttccgTTTGGTAAACTTTTTATTGCATATATTGCAAATGTACATTGATAAATCATCGCTAGATTCAATTTTTGTTGTATGtgtattgttatatataaactCATCGTATGAATAATCAAACTCGCTTTCATGTTTCAAAGCAACTTCTGTTTCATTTTTTATAGGAACACTTGCTGAAACTATTTTACGAAGTTCATTGTCAGAATTCAGGGCTTGATTGCGAAATGTGTACATAATATGAAGATTTTTCACACATTCATCACATAAATTTTGCGGTAGGCCATCTTCTTCTGTTAtctgaaaaatatatttctttttaaattcccTATTTAGTGATTTGCCTACTTCAGATCAGCATGCGTATCCATTGATGCAGTAACccaagaaatattattattaagatttattttatacttgctGCATCCACATTTTTTACGGGTTTTTCAACCTGTGGGTTGGTTTGTGTTTAAAAGTAAGCTATGTAACACTTCATCttcttaagtttattgtttaaacagCTTCAACTAATTATAAGATATTGTAACCCTATTCACGATTATATCTACAAAATGGTCCGTAAgcgtcattgagagataaatttaaatattttaaaataatgacagtgtatag from Pararge aegeria chromosome 18, ilParAegt1.1, whole genome shotgun sequence carries:
- the LOC120631579 gene encoding zinc finger protein 883-like codes for the protein MIDFEKTCRTCMKTKSDVTLISLFGPLKIEDNWSLKLVDVLKETITLQITEEDGLPQNLCDECVKNLHIMYTFRNQALNSDNELRKIVSASVPIKNETEVALKHESEFDYSYDEFIYNNTHTTKIESSDDLSMYICNICNKKFTKRKRFLKHLTNHEDPKVSCSICGKTFHRQTSLNRHLNKHCTANGISDNLSSNTVANFGVKVEYEGEFKCTACNFIFESQNSLLLHLNEHRNICIDLEEQLYGCIKCSISYSSLQQLMNHLANHKGQSDIESELLEIRKEVKHHQCPECHMVFEKQRSLASHLKKHKIKMSFKSQKLYYCDHCNKGFTLKALLRRHMKLHCGDRPYKCTRCSKSYTRQDQLVMHISKHDGTKRYACSHCDKAFTQLCSLKDHERTHTGETPFLCSQCGKGFSNNSNLRQHLRRHSGLKPFACNLCPKSFCTKGQMKSHMDTHTGVHPHKCNECGASFTKTNSLKKHSLIHLGIKPHGCDNCSMRFSSKDHLKRHQRIHTGEKPYRCPHCPRAFTQSNDLVKHVRTHLGQNIYQCTVCQAKFRLMRELKRHYPIHYINGAEPTPVQESPLVVLKGCSEQDIDNEIPTDRQITITFNSNVLDKNSIGDITINIEPGKISN